The Alphaproteobacteria bacterium genome contains the following window.
TCAATGGTCGCCGCATAGTGGTATTCAGTGGTGGCGCAAGCAAAGGTGCTGATGCGGTATATGATGATGCCCGCGCCATACGCGATGGTGGCGGCAACGGGTCGATTATCGGACGTAATACCTTCCAGCGTCCACGAGAAGACGCGTTGGATATGCTTGGCAAATTAGTGGCCATTTATAAAGGACAGGATTAATGGCGCAAGCGGAAGCGGCGGAAGCTGTGCGTGAGTGCAGGCTCTATGTAGTAAGTCCACCACAATTAACGCTTGTGCAATTTATGCCGCAGCTTGAAGCTGTGTTGAAGGCATCTGCCACCAACGCTAATGCAGAGCCACTGGTGGGCGCATTCTTATTACAGCTTGATGATGCCAGTGAAGCCGAGTGGAAAAGCGCAATAAATCAGATTCAGCCACTATGTAATGCACATCAGGTGGCGTTTATGCTACACGAACATATTGAGCTTGCCATCGAAAAAAATGTGGATGGCGTGCATGTGGAATCCACTTCTATAGCCGATGCCCGCGCCCGCTTGGCTGAAGATCAGGTAGTGGGAAAAACCTGTATGGCTTCGCGGGATGTTGCTATGAAATCAGGCGATCAAGGCGCA
Protein-coding sequences here:
- a CDS encoding thiamine phosphate synthase, which produces MAQAEAAEAVRECRLYVVSPPQLTLVQFMPQLEAVLKASATNANAEPLVGAFLLQLDDASEAEWKSAINQIQPLCNAHQVAFMLHEHIELAIEKNVDGVHVESTSIADARARLAEDQVVGKTCMASRDVAMKSGDQGADYVAFAPFFAQATPSETAIAAPEIVQWWQELFVLPCAAAGGITPQNCGDIVKAGADLLMVRGAVWQNPHGADVAIATFDAAITEALQNA